The following nucleotide sequence is from uncultured Draconibacterium sp..
GGACCTAAAAGATGTTATTCAAAAATAAAAGACCGCAACATAATAGACTTACGGTCTAATATTCCAAGATATGTTCACTTTTTTACCCAGTATGACATGGGCGACTACAGTAATAACAACCGTTTACCTGGCTGTAATAACTTTTCGCTGCTTTTACCGCCTCAGCGCAATTTGTAAAAGAACCTAAGTAAATTCGGTTCTCTGCTGCTGGTAAGTAAGAACAACTACCGGTATGTACTTCATGATCGCCATTAGCCTGAGCATTTTTGTTTACATAGTAAAAAGCCATTGTCTTTCAGTTTTTTGGTTATAAAAAATGATTTGTAAATAATCTGAAAATATGAAGAAAGTTTAAAACATATTCCAGTGACGTGAGATCACTCGTTGGAAGTCAGATCAGTTTCAAGTTCAACCGTTAGCGATTGTTTTTAATATCGAAATTAATATTTCGTTTTTCTCACTGAGAAAGAGCATTTGTTCAGAGAGTCCCTTTCTCAATAACAGTGCCACAACCTATTGTGAAATGATTCTGCCATAATTTCATTGAAAGTGATCTTAATCTGCATTAAATGAGGTGACTAATTGACAGTAGTAGATTCTTTAGATAATTGCTTTTTTAGAGAGATGTCAAAGTCGTTTTCACTGTTGGAAGCTCTGGAGTGTAAAAAATATGATGTAAATTAGGCTGTCTCAAAAAACAGTTAAAAGTTGATAAAAAAATATCATGACAATAGATGATCTTACAAAAAAATACATTGAAGATTAATGAATTAAGAATATGGAAGGAAATAAATCTCAAATAGTTATATATCAAACTTCTGATGGACTAACAAAAATTGATGTTCGATTGGAAAACGAGACTGTTTGGCTAACACAAGAGCAAATTGCAAATCTTTTCGGTAAAGCCAAATCGACAATAAACGAGCATATAAAAAACGTTTTCAAAGAAGGAGAACTTATAGAAAGTGAAGTTTCACAGAAATTCGGAATTTCCGAATTTCAGCAAAAAGCACCAATTCATTATAATCTTGATGTTATAATCTCTGTTGGCTATCGTGTAAAATCTCCGCAAGGCACTCAATTTCGTATTTGGGCAACAAAGCGCATACACGAGTACATTGTAAAGGGTTTTACGATGGACGATGAACGCCTGAAACAACACGGTGCTCGTTCACGATACTTCGAGGAACTTTTACAACGCATTAGAGACATTCGAAGTAGTGAAAGAAATTTCTACCAGAAAGTAACTGATATATATGCCACAAGTATTGACTATAAAAAGGATGATGAACAAACTAAACTATTTTTTGCAACCGTTCAAAATAAAATGCACTATGCTGTTCATGGGTTGACCGCTGCCGAAATGATTAAAAACAGAGTTGATGCATCTAAACCATTTCTCGGCTTAACCAACTTCAAAGGAAATTATATCACACAAAAAGATGTTGGGATAGCAAAAAACTATCTTTCGGAAGATGAGCTTAAACAATTGAACTTAATCGTTACATTATATCTTGACTTTGCTGAATTGCAAGCAACTAATGGACGTTTAATGAAAATGAATGATTGGATTCAAAAATTGGATGACTTCTTAAAAATTAGTGAGAAAGAGTTATTGAAAGATGCAGGAACTGTAAGCCATAAGCAAGCAATTGAAAAAGCTAATGAAGAATACAAAAAATATAGAGAGACGGAGGATAAGAAATACATCTCTGACTTTGACAGGGAGATGAAAAAGCTAATAGACGAAAATAAGAAGAAAAAGTAAGCCATCCTCCGCTAGCAATGATCGCAGATCGATGCACAATCCGGCAGAATTGAATCCGTTCTTTTCCACCTGTTCCCCAATAATAGGAGACCAGAAAATGAATAACCAAATCTGAGGATAGATACCTTATGCCCTCAGCATCCTGGTGGGATTATGCCAATTCAGGGGCGTATTTCACTACATTTTGCTTTGCAGATTATAGCTAGTAATTGTCCGTTTAATAGTCTTTTGAGCTTTTGCCGGATGACGAATTTATTCCGTGCCAATCCTGGTACGTTCACGCTCCTGTAGCACACATTTGTACGCTCGCGATCAAATAATCATAATTGTTCCGCTAATCCAACCAGACTAAAATACTTTTTACATGTATTATCTTTTAAAACCCAATTTCCGCTTGTTACAGTTTTGGCGGGTGCTATCGAGGTACCTGTTTGTGGCAAGCGGAGAACCTGCGGTCAGGCCTTTGCCGGGAGAAGTCCTGCGCAAGGGGTAGTCAATTATTTTTTATTTCAATTTTTACTCCACGATGCTGCATCTGCGGCTTTACCCCATCAATTTACCGGATATTACTTTTATCGCTTCCCGCTGTTTGGTTTCGAACAGAGGTAGAGGAGGTTATTGCCTGGTTTTTTGGGGATGGCCGGCGGTACGGGGAGATTTTATAAATTTAAAAACAACAAATTATGTCGATATTATATTCAAAAATTCAACGGGTGAACCCACGCAACCCACAAGCCGACCGGAAATGGTACCTGGTGCCCAACCGCGTGGAACAAAAAACAGAAAAGGAGATTGCCGAAGCATTGAGTAAAAACACCACCTTAAGCCGTGGTGAAGCGGCCCTGGTAGTAGATGAGCTGCAAGCCGTGATCCAGAATTCCCTGCTTGATGGCTATTCGGTGCAAATGGGCGACTGGGGCTCGTTTCAGCTAACGTTTAACTGCACCGGCACGGATACCGAAGCGGAATGTACGGCCGATAAAATTACCTCGGTCAACATCCGTTTCCGCCCCGGCAAACAGATGAAAGAAGCCCTTTCTAAAGCAACTTTTGTGGCTCGTTAGTGGCTACTTAATCCTTTACCATCACAACCTCCCGACCGTTTGTTGGGAGGTTGCTACCCGGAATTCAACAAAGACTTTTCCGAAAATCTTCTTGATGAAGTTTGGAATTCTTCTTCATGTTTTAGAAGAAAGTTCTTTATGAATTATTTCGGTTGGACTTGTGCCACATGAATCGTTAGATTCATTAGGAGTGCTGATTATAAGCACCATTTTTTCGAATAAAATCTTAAGCCTCTACCCCATTCAGATATTTACTCACCAATCAAAAACTATAATTTATGCTTGAATACATTACTAACCTGCGTAAACAGACCGATGAATTAATAGAGAGTATTGAGTCATCGAATACCAATGTCTTAAAAAAATCGCTCGAAGCATCGCGAGTGCTTGCTGAATCGTTTGACAAACTAAAACAATTTATTCTTTCTTATAAATTTCGGGACGAAATGGAAGAGATTACCTTTTTTAAAGAGATTAAACCGAAATTTTGTTACCGCTTAATTTATTACCGAAAAATCTACAACATCGAAATGAACCGCCCTGCAGGAGCCAACAAACAAAAGGAGTATCTCTCCGAACAGTTGAATGAGATTAATAAATACAACGTTAAGAGGCTGGATTTTATTCGTTATTACCGTTCGGGGGCTTCTCATCTTGATTCCCTATATTTTCTTCGAGGAAAGATGGATACCGAACAGTACCTGGAAACCTTCTATTTCGAATTGGATCCCAATTTTTCAACAAACTGCGATTTTAAGGTTGCAAAAATATTATCAAACGATATGTTATCAGCTTATCTGATGCATGAAATAGAGCTGTTAAATACTAGCGGATTAACGCCATTTCATTTTGGCTTCCCTGCTACCAAACTCACATGGAAAGGAACAAAAACAGAATTGATGGAACAGCTTTACTCATGGGATAGTGATAATTCTTTCGGCGATGTCCCCCTAACACAATTATCCGATTACATCCAAAAAGTTTTTAATATCCAGTTGGATAAAAACCTATCGCGTTCATTTAGCGATATGAAAATCCGAAATGTCCCTACCCCATTTCTTGACAACTTAAAAAATGCTCTGTTAAAACGAATGGGACGTAAATCTGAATAATTATACCGAGTAAGTATTCATAATAATTGAAGTTAACTTGCTAAAAATCACAACACTCTAAACACTGTTTATCTGGACCTTATACCCATCACCAAAAGAAAAATGATACCGAGTTCCTGATCATTAATACTCCTTGCTCTTAAGTTTACGGTAATTTTAAAAGTTACCGAAATGTATATCGACCAAAAATATTTTGATTCGTGGATGAATCGACTAACAAGTCAACTGGAGAAAATTGGTCGTAAAATTGATCGTCAGGACAATTCCATTACACCAAAAATTGATGATGAGGTTTTACTTGATAATCAGGATCTATGTCTTTTACTAAAAGTAAGCCAACGAACCTTACAACGTTTTCGCACTTCCGGGAAACTACCTTATCGATTAATTGGGAGAAAAGTTTACTATCTGGAATCGGATGTTACTAATTTTATTCATGATGGATTTCCTAAGAAATTGTAACCGGCTCTTTACTTTATAATTTATTCATTTAAACAAGATTAGAAAGAATGTATATATGTCGAAGATCCAGAATGATTGAGGCTTCATCTGATTCTTAAACTATTCTCGCTACATGTTAATCTTTGCTGATATAAACTTTATTCAAAAGTAAAAATTGAATCGACACGTTTATGCAGTGAATTATATCTTTTTAACTTCTGACCTGCATACATTTAATCCTTTAAGTATTTTTTGAATTTTTCTCCGTAAAACTTCTTTTTCAATAGGTTTTGAAATGTAATCATTACATCCTGCATCAAGCACTTTCTCTCTGTCTCCGAAAAGGGCAAAGGCAGTTTGTGCAATGATAATTACATCTTTGTTAAATTTTCTGATCTCACGGGTTGCTTCATAGCCATTCATTTCTGGCATTTGAATATCCATCAGAATTAAATCAATATCGGTATTAGCTCGGCAAACTTCAACGGCCTTAATTCCATTTTCTGCTTCCAAAATCTCATCAGCATAACCATTAATAAGAAGAGTAAGATATTTTCGTGAGATTTTATCGTCTTCAGCAATTAATATTTTCAATTTATTGGTTATAGATTTCATATTTTTATAATTCAAGAAAATTTTATTGTCGTTAATTGATTTTTCATCTGATTTACCTGCTACCGGCATGGTAAAATAAAATGTTGAGCCTAAACCTTCTTCACTTTCTACCCAAATTCTTCCTCCTAGCATTTCAACATACGATTTGCAAATAGCCAGTCCTAATCCTGATCCCTCAAAACCCCTTGTATCTTCAATGTCAGCTTGTTCAAATCGGTTAAAGATAGCCTCCTTGCGATTTGTCGGAATACCTATTCCTGTATCTTTAACGTAAAACTCCGCTTCTGAACCGATTAAATGACAGCCAATGGTAATGTCTCCCGATTCAGTATACTTTATCGCATTCTTAATAAGGTTAGTGAGTATGGAATCCATTTTATTTCGGTCGGTTAAAAGCTTGTGTTCGGATATGGGCAATAGCTCTTTTACTACTAGTTGTATTCCTTTCTTTTGAGCTTCAGGGGTAAAAAAACGAACCAATTCTTCAATCCGTTCATTCACAAAAATAAGTTCCTTTTTAACAATAGCCAGGCCCGCCTCAATCTTTGAAATTTCTACGATATCGTTCACTGTATTCAACATACGTTGCCCGCTTTGCTGGACAATATTAATATAGTTTTCCTTTTGCTCACTACTCAAATCTGGTTCTAAAAGAAGCGTGAAAAACCAAGAATACCACTCATGGGAGTACGTATTTCATGACTCATATTGGCCAGAAAAGCTGATTTTAGCCGGTCACTTTCTTCCGCCTTATCTTTTGCATCAACCAAATCGTTATAAATTTTTTTCTTGTCAGTAATATCATTGATTAAAACCAGACGGGCATCATTTCCATTGAACGTGATTTGGTGAGAATAAATCTCTACATCGATGATGGTACCATCTTTTTTGCAATGTTTCCACTCTCCGGAGTTGCTTTAATAAACCGGTTTCACTGGATTATTTATATTTTCGGTGCTTTCCTTGTATTTACGGGAATAAAAATGGCTGTTAAACAAGACGAATCCATTGAACCTGATAAAAATCCGATTGTGCGTTTGTTTAAGCGATTTTTCCCGGTTACAGATAAGATGTATGATGGAAAATTTTTCGTTAAATTGAATAATGCAAAACTGGTGGCAACACCCCTTTTTATTGTATTGCTTGTTATTGAATTTACCGACCTTATTTTTGCCGTTGATTCAATACCGGCAATACTTGCTATCTCAACAGATACATTTATTGTTTTCACGTCCAATGTCTTCGCCATATTGGGATTACGGGCATTATATTTTGCCTTGGCAGGAATTAGCCGAATGTTCTATTTTCTCAAATATGGATTGGCGGTTATACTTGTGTTTGTGGGTGTAAAAATGTTGATTGCCGATTTATATAAAATACCGATATCTTATTCGTTAATTACAATTGCTGCGATTCTTTTTCTGTCTGTAATAATTTCAGTTCTTTCGGTAGAAAGAATTAGTGATAAACAATAAATAGCCTAGAAGAAAAATTTTAAAATTGTATTCCAGATTTGATGCATGACAATCACGAAACATGGTTGTTTGTGAAGAATTAGAATAAACAACTTTTCTTATCAGAATATTTACCTTAGGTATT
It contains:
- a CDS encoding virulence RhuM family protein, whose amino-acid sequence is MEGNKSQIVIYQTSDGLTKIDVRLENETVWLTQEQIANLFGKAKSTINEHIKNVFKEGELIESEVSQKFGISEFQQKAPIHYNLDVIISVGYRVKSPQGTQFRIWATKRIHEYIVKGFTMDDERLKQHGARSRYFEELLQRIRDIRSSERNFYQKVTDIYATSIDYKKDDEQTKLFFATVQNKMHYAVHGLTAAEMIKNRVDASKPFLGLTNFKGNYITQKDVGIAKNYLSEDELKQLNLIVTLYLDFAELQATNGRLMKMNDWIQKLDDFLKISEKELLKDAGTVSHKQAIEKANEEYKKYRETEDKKYISDFDREMKKLIDENKKKK
- a CDS encoding HU family DNA-binding protein; the encoded protein is MSILYSKIQRVNPRNPQADRKWYLVPNRVEQKTEKEIAEALSKNTTLSRGEAALVVDELQAVIQNSLLDGYSVQMGDWGSFQLTFNCTGTDTEAECTADKITSVNIRFRPGKQMKEALSKATFVAR
- a CDS encoding RteC domain-containing protein — its product is MLEYITNLRKQTDELIESIESSNTNVLKKSLEASRVLAESFDKLKQFILSYKFRDEMEEITFFKEIKPKFCYRLIYYRKIYNIEMNRPAGANKQKEYLSEQLNEINKYNVKRLDFIRYYRSGASHLDSLYFLRGKMDTEQYLETFYFELDPNFSTNCDFKVAKILSNDMLSAYLMHEIELLNTSGLTPFHFGFPATKLTWKGTKTELMEQLYSWDSDNSFGDVPLTQLSDYIQKVFNIQLDKNLSRSFSDMKIRNVPTPFLDNLKNALLKRMGRKSE
- a CDS encoding helix-turn-helix domain-containing protein; amino-acid sequence: MYIDQKYFDSWMNRLTSQLEKIGRKIDRQDNSITPKIDDEVLLDNQDLCLLLKVSQRTLQRFRTSGKLPYRLIGRKVYYLESDVTNFIHDGFPKKL
- a CDS encoding ATP-binding protein gives rise to the protein MSSEQKENYINIVQQSGQRMLNTVNDIVEISKIEAGLAIVKKELIFVNERIEELVRFFTPEAQKKGIQLVVKELLPISEHKLLTDRNKMDSILTNLIKNAIKYTESGDITIGCHLIGSEAEFYVKDTGIGIPTNRKEAIFNRFEQADIEDTRGFEGSGLGLAICKSYVEMLGGRIWVESEEGLGSTFYFTMPVAGKSDEKSINDNKIFLNYKNMKSITNKLKILIAEDDKISRKYLTLLINGYADEILEAENGIKAVEVCRANTDIDLILMDIQMPEMNGYEATREIRKFNKDVIIIAQTAFALFGDREKVLDAGCNDYISKPIEKEVLRRKIQKILKGLNVCRSEVKKI